In uncultured Cohaesibacter sp., a genomic segment contains:
- a CDS encoding terminase gpA endonuclease subunit, which translates to MRPIPNYHRSKGRLPPYVQPHEIIAATIDSARPPMRMSIPDAAVEFRRVDSASYRGPWRHEDAPYLVEPMQVMGSRRFTAMVFIGPARTIKTEGLILNGVAHGIMCNPRPMKIIHITEKDADTFSEKKLDVMIEASPELKAKLGTGYRDSTLKNKRFTNGASVSMGWPAIGQLSGTDWPFICGCDYDRWPMDIGGEGTPFGMMRKRTQTYGSQGMAMLECSPGFPILDETWEPKTPHEAPPCIGGLAEYQGGTRARYYWRCTHSECEQDFEPDFMDLVWPEGATPGEARHEAYMRCPCCGGRLEPKQKYELNLDGRWYHETGGASICLLDEPDLIDTDTASYWLKGPCATFQPWGELVFRYLSALEELKRTGDEGPLKTTVTVDQGNAYLPGGLKEEDELTAQKLKDLSEDYPLKIAPAGTRFVTLQIDVQKNSFVCQADAWGVDLERWLIDRFEIVVPPEGAPDADERSIKPPLYLEDWEALLPLFDRVYPVEGADYGLVPLVLDCDSGGEPGVTDNAYKFWRKLRDAKAPNRTGLHKRFQLVKGASHDRARRAEVAYPESASKGRKVASDIPLMFISRGELKDAVAASLLRKEPGPNKYHLSKHLPDAVFAELSAERKTAKKGWEKKSGTQPNEALDLACYGRASTIVLGVEKMDWSNPQVWAIDGPANINAVQIVSDEPEPDAVKEPSKPERQAGNRTGFRLQRQRDFLRR; encoded by the coding sequence ATGCGACCGATACCAAACTATCATCGTAGCAAGGGCAGGTTGCCTCCTTACGTTCAACCGCACGAGATCATTGCGGCCACCATCGACAGCGCTCGCCCTCCGATGCGAATGAGCATCCCGGATGCGGCGGTGGAGTTTCGGCGTGTAGATAGCGCTTCTTATCGCGGGCCGTGGCGACATGAAGATGCGCCTTATCTGGTCGAGCCAATGCAGGTCATGGGATCGCGCCGCTTTACCGCGATGGTGTTCATCGGACCAGCCCGAACCATCAAGACAGAGGGGCTCATCCTGAATGGTGTGGCGCATGGGATCATGTGTAACCCGCGACCGATGAAGATCATCCACATCACCGAAAAGGATGCGGACACTTTTTCGGAAAAGAAACTCGATGTGATGATTGAGGCTTCGCCAGAGCTGAAAGCAAAACTTGGTACCGGCTACAGAGACTCGACACTGAAGAACAAGCGCTTCACCAACGGGGCTTCTGTCTCGATGGGGTGGCCTGCAATTGGGCAACTGTCTGGCACCGATTGGCCTTTCATTTGTGGCTGCGACTATGACCGCTGGCCAATGGACATTGGTGGCGAGGGCACGCCATTTGGCATGATGCGCAAGCGCACGCAGACTTATGGCTCGCAAGGCATGGCGATGTTGGAATGTTCGCCCGGCTTCCCCATTCTGGATGAAACATGGGAGCCCAAGACGCCACATGAAGCGCCACCTTGTATTGGTGGTTTGGCTGAGTATCAGGGCGGCACACGGGCGCGATATTATTGGCGCTGTACGCACAGTGAATGCGAGCAGGATTTTGAGCCTGATTTTATGGATTTGGTGTGGCCTGAAGGCGCGACACCGGGCGAGGCGCGGCATGAGGCTTACATGCGTTGTCCTTGCTGTGGTGGCCGGTTGGAGCCAAAACAGAAGTACGAACTAAACCTTGATGGTCGATGGTATCACGAGACCGGAGGCGCTTCGATTTGTTTGTTGGATGAGCCTGATTTGATCGATACCGACACCGCGAGTTATTGGTTAAAGGGGCCTTGCGCAACATTCCAGCCTTGGGGTGAATTGGTTTTCCGTTATCTGTCGGCGCTGGAAGAATTGAAAAGAACTGGCGATGAGGGGCCACTCAAAACCACAGTGACGGTCGATCAGGGCAATGCCTACTTACCGGGTGGCCTAAAGGAAGAGGATGAACTCACTGCACAGAAGCTGAAGGATCTGAGTGAAGATTATCCGCTCAAGATTGCGCCAGCTGGCACGCGGTTTGTGACGCTGCAAATCGACGTACAGAAAAATTCATTCGTCTGTCAGGCTGATGCCTGGGGGGTGGATCTTGAGCGCTGGCTGATTGATCGGTTTGAAATTGTTGTGCCGCCAGAAGGTGCACCTGATGCGGATGAGCGCTCTATTAAACCGCCGCTCTATCTTGAGGATTGGGAAGCTCTGTTGCCATTGTTTGATCGGGTCTATCCGGTCGAGGGTGCCGACTATGGCCTCGTGCCTTTGGTGCTTGATTGCGATTCCGGTGGTGAGCCGGGTGTTACGGATAACGCCTACAAATTCTGGCGCAAATTGCGGGATGCCAAAGCGCCAAACAGGACCGGCCTGCACAAGCGGTTTCAGCTGGTCAAGGGTGCCTCCCATGACCGTGCGCGGCGGGCTGAGGTGGCTTATCCGGAAAGCGCCAGCAAGGGCCGCAAGGTGGCCAGTGATATTCCGCTGATGTTCATTTCGCGGGGTGAGCTGAAAGACGCTGTTGCCGCTTCCCTGCTTCGCAAGGAGCCGGGGCCGAACAAGTATCACTTGTCCAAACATCTGCCTGATGCTGTCTTTGCTGAGCTGTCGGCAGAGCGCAAGACAGCAAAGAAGGGTTGGGAAAAGAAGTCCGGCACGCAGCCAAACGAGGCGCTTGATCTGGCCTGTTATGGTCGAGCCAGCACTATCGTTTTGGGTGTCGAAAAGATGGACTGGAGCAATCCGCAAGTCTGGGCAATCGACGGACCTGCCAATATCAACGCGGTGCAGATCGTGTCTGATGAACCGGAACCTGATGCGGTGAAAGAGCCATCAAAGCCGGAACGGCAGGCAGGCAACAGAACCGGCTTCAGGCTGCAAAGGCAGCGAGACTTTTTGCGGCGATGA
- a CDS encoding helix-turn-helix transcriptional regulator, translated as MTDRSKTATQARHKAWFAAYVDEGKSTHAIAAAWGLKNHTTIYNGIMAHARRRGMRVARLDDLRAARPCGPVVDWSDFSWHVRRWRERLSLSENAAAARIGISRTALRNAEAGRNLESVILLAICSAISLNPLLFFSIQPDKESCHDNDQTAQKAKAPQACGLPCNHQ; from the coding sequence ATGACTGATCGCTCCAAAACTGCCACGCAGGCTCGGCATAAGGCTTGGTTCGCGGCCTATGTCGATGAGGGCAAATCGACCCATGCGATTGCTGCTGCCTGGGGGCTTAAAAATCACACCACGATTTATAACGGCATCATGGCGCACGCTCGGCGGCGCGGCATGAGAGTGGCGCGGCTGGATGACTTGCGCGCTGCCAGACCTTGCGGGCCGGTGGTCGACTGGTCGGACTTCAGCTGGCATGTGCGGCGCTGGCGCGAGCGTTTGAGCCTGAGTGAGAATGCGGCTGCGGCGCGCATTGGCATCAGTCGCACAGCACTGCGCAACGCCGAGGCTGGACGCAACCTTGAAAGCGTCATTCTGCTGGCGATCTGTAGCGCCATTTCTCTCAATCCACTTTTGTTCTTTTCCATCCAACCAGACAAGGAATCTTGCCATGACAACGATCAGACAGCGCAGAAAGCAAAAGCCCCTCAAGCATGCGGCCTGCCTTGCAACCACCAATGA
- a CDS encoding CHC2 zinc finger domain-containing protein encodes MSLTISRHDIDALKAKITLSDVIGKSVKLHRSGTWMVGLCPFHKEREPSFAVNDVRGTYRCFSSSCGEHGDIFDWIAYTDRLDVEQDFLAIFKRAQDIAGDHSVATSLPQYDPNERAQRQKEDSADRRLKALKLWRRGSAFAGSKAETYLRDCRGIRTVDFTGMPFRFIDNHERWIYCDELKKPVMVGRWPCLLTAIQEVQPNADGKHHFLALHRTWFELGNPKNPQGKVRIIYKAPSGKEREVKRKKIDGDYFGQGAIMLTPAGETLAQTEGIENGLTALELGPFKHVWVAVSMNALGSMPLLPITKRLAMIADSDSKSERTAKAHQNQLSKMMQSQAVRHGCQVDLMPAPPGDDLNGWHIKQLLRHALATNQ; translated from the coding sequence ATGAGCCTCACGATCTCCCGCCATGATATCGACGCCCTGAAGGCGAAAATCACCTTGTCAGATGTGATTGGAAAGTCGGTCAAGCTGCACCGGTCTGGCACATGGATGGTTGGTCTTTGTCCGTTCCACAAGGAGCGTGAGCCAAGTTTTGCGGTCAATGATGTGCGCGGCACCTATCGCTGTTTCAGTTCGAGCTGTGGTGAGCATGGCGATATCTTCGACTGGATTGCATACACAGACAGGCTTGATGTCGAGCAGGATTTTCTGGCCATATTCAAGCGTGCGCAGGATATTGCTGGCGATCACTCGGTCGCAACCAGCCTGCCGCAATATGACCCGAATGAGCGCGCGCAAAGGCAAAAAGAGGATTCGGCGGATCGACGACTCAAGGCTCTGAAATTGTGGCGGCGCGGCAGCGCTTTTGCGGGCAGCAAGGCCGAGACCTATTTACGCGATTGTCGCGGCATTCGCACGGTCGACTTTACCGGCATGCCGTTTCGTTTCATCGATAATCATGAGCGCTGGATTTATTGCGACGAGCTGAAAAAGCCGGTCATGGTCGGTCGCTGGCCCTGTCTTTTGACTGCCATTCAGGAAGTGCAACCGAATGCCGATGGCAAGCATCACTTTCTGGCCCTGCATCGCACATGGTTTGAGCTGGGCAATCCGAAAAACCCGCAAGGCAAAGTCAGGATCATCTACAAGGCTCCGAGTGGCAAAGAGCGCGAGGTCAAGCGCAAAAAGATCGATGGTGACTATTTCGGGCAAGGGGCGATCATGCTGACGCCAGCGGGCGAAACGCTTGCGCAGACCGAGGGCATCGAAAATGGACTGACGGCGCTGGAGCTGGGGCCATTCAAACATGTTTGGGTGGCGGTGTCGATGAATGCTCTGGGCTCGATGCCTCTGCTGCCGATTACCAAAAGACTGGCGATGATCGCTGATAGCGACAGCAAGAGTGAGCGCACAGCCAAGGCTCATCAAAATCAGCTTTCCAAGATGATGCAAAGTCAGGCGGTCAGGCATGGCTGTCAGGTCGACCTGATGCCAGCGCCTCCGGGCGATGACCTGAATGGCTGGCACATCAAGCAGCTTTTAAGACATGCCCTTGCAACCAATCAGTAG
- a CDS encoding S24 family peptidase — protein sequence MNAATKIAKKKLALALEITGMSMNALSKLIGIADTTLSRLKKMDNPPEPRSSTIERIDAAVVDHITSGHATEEQIRLFNLEYTPLINAAEESLNEPSSGNRRSPLTTAAGEPLIHKPNNARKIIADFVGNNARLTATHISTLPDIPVYGTAAGSIVGSMQVEEGPQVSYVSRPFGLRNSKGAYALIVTGASMSPKYEEGDLVFVDPDRKPNIGDTIIIQTQNFNKNFDEPTRAYIKIFRGILDNILYTEQLNPLAKLEFPMKGRKEGAELVYSYDRVLTTRELFDI from the coding sequence ATGAATGCAGCAACAAAAATTGCCAAAAAGAAGCTGGCGCTGGCGCTTGAAATTACCGGCATGAGCATGAATGCCTTGTCCAAACTAATTGGCATTGCCGACACCACCCTGTCTCGCCTCAAAAAGATGGACAATCCACCAGAGCCCAGATCTTCCACTATTGAGCGTATAGACGCCGCAGTGGTGGATCACATTACTAGTGGTCATGCAACGGAAGAACAGATCCGCCTGTTTAACCTAGAATACACACCACTCATCAACGCGGCGGAAGAGTCACTCAACGAGCCATCGAGCGGCAACAGGCGCAGCCCGCTCACTACAGCTGCAGGCGAACCGCTCATTCACAAACCGAATAATGCCCGAAAGATCATCGCCGATTTTGTGGGAAACAATGCTAGACTGACCGCCACACATATCTCAACACTGCCTGACATTCCAGTCTATGGCACAGCAGCGGGCTCCATTGTAGGGTCGATGCAAGTAGAGGAAGGGCCGCAAGTTAGCTATGTCTCGCGCCCGTTTGGCCTCAGAAACAGCAAAGGCGCTTATGCGCTCATTGTGACTGGCGCGAGTATGTCGCCCAAATATGAAGAAGGAGACCTGGTCTTTGTCGATCCTGACCGCAAGCCAAATATAGGCGACACAATCATCATTCAAACTCAGAACTTCAATAAGAATTTTGACGAACCAACCCGCGCTTACATCAAGATTTTTCGTGGGATCTTGGACAACATCCTCTACACCGAGCAACTCAATCCGCTTGCCAAACTAGAATTTCCTATGAAAGGCAGAAAAGAAGGTGCAGAACTAGTTTATTCCTATGACCGCGTTCTAACTACGCGAGAACTGTTTGACATTTAG
- a CDS encoding DUF2312 domain-containing protein, which produces MSVSGGVAADQLRAFVERIERLEEEKKNISDDIKEVYAEAKGNGYDVKVMRELIKVRAKDPNAYREMESLLDLYMHAMGMVPKAGE; this is translated from the coding sequence ATGAGCGTTTCAGGAGGCGTCGCAGCCGATCAATTGCGGGCATTCGTCGAGCGCATCGAGCGTCTCGAAGAGGAAAAGAAGAACATCTCTGACGACATCAAGGAAGTCTATGCCGAAGCCAAGGGCAATGGCTATGACGTCAAAGTCATGCGCGAGTTGATTAAAGTCCGCGCCAAAGATCCGAACGCCTACCGCGAAATGGAAAGCCTCCTCGACCTCTACATGCATGCCATGGGCATGGTGCCAAAGGCAGGGGAATAG
- a CDS encoding HNH endonuclease signature motif containing protein has product MSKTPRRQRIMNKVMNNVEIDANDCWVWTGGTSGDGRGGGYPRMKLDGQTVAVHRVVYTHHFGFVPGKKQIDHKCRNRLCCNPDHLEMVTHKENQRRRAKAKREENELA; this is encoded by the coding sequence ATGAGCAAGACACCGCGCCGCCAAAGGATCATGAACAAGGTCATGAATAACGTCGAGATCGACGCCAATGACTGTTGGGTCTGGACTGGCGGCACGTCTGGCGATGGTCGCGGCGGTGGCTATCCGCGCATGAAGCTGGACGGACAGACTGTCGCGGTGCATCGCGTGGTCTACACGCATCATTTCGGTTTTGTGCCGGGCAAAAAGCAGATCGACCACAAATGTCGCAATCGCCTTTGCTGCAATCCTGACCACCTCGAAATGGTCACCCACAAGGAAAATCAACGCCGTCGCGCCAAAGCAAAGCGCGAGGAGAATGAATTGGCCTGA
- a CDS encoding DNA methyltransferase has protein sequence MPEIASTPFHDGKVMLYGGDCMAVLDQLPAESLDAVVSDPPYHLTSIVARFGGKHAAPAISNGPSGVYARASKGFMGQQWDGGDIAFQVELWRKIFRALKPGGWIIAFSATRTYHRMVTAAEDAGFDIRDMVPWLYGSGFPKNLDIGKAIDKRQGAEREVIGVVERAGKKAGTYGEMSGHCLVTAPTTNEAIQWDGWGTALKPALEPAMLARKPSPLSYADNVLQFGVGGLNINGCRIGTETLPAQKAGQARLGAFERSNMLMPERQGRWPANVIWDGSEAIRGAFVEQQVSDALHFFYSAKADAADRMGSKHPTVKPLDLMRYLVRLVTPKGGTVLDMFAGTGTTGEAALLEGMRAILIEREPQYQIDIANRMAFAGCNRALRQSVHQSKRDHQPTAAELAGQQSFLDQISLEEAI, from the coding sequence ATGCCTGAAATCGCCTCCACCCCGTTCCATGATGGCAAGGTGATGCTCTATGGTGGCGACTGCATGGCCGTGCTGGATCAGCTGCCAGCCGAAAGCCTTGACGCCGTGGTCAGCGACCCGCCCTATCATCTGACAAGCATCGTTGCCCGCTTTGGCGGCAAGCATGCCGCCCCCGCCATTTCCAATGGCCCAAGCGGTGTCTATGCGCGCGCATCCAAAGGCTTTATGGGGCAACAGTGGGATGGAGGTGATATCGCCTTTCAGGTCGAGCTATGGCGCAAGATCTTTCGCGCCCTCAAGCCGGGTGGATGGATAATCGCCTTCAGCGCCACCCGCACCTACCACCGCATGGTGACAGCTGCCGAGGATGCCGGTTTTGATATTCGCGATATGGTCCCTTGGCTTTATGGTTCAGGCTTCCCAAAGAACCTTGATATCGGCAAGGCGATTGACAAAAGGCAGGGCGCTGAACGCGAGGTGATTGGTGTTGTTGAAAGAGCGGGTAAAAAGGCAGGCACCTATGGGGAGATGTCTGGTCATTGTCTGGTCACAGCCCCCACCACCAATGAGGCCATCCAGTGGGATGGATGGGGCACAGCCCTCAAGCCAGCGCTGGAGCCTGCCATGCTCGCGCGCAAGCCGAGCCCTCTTTCCTATGCCGACAACGTCCTGCAATTTGGTGTTGGTGGCCTGAACATCAATGGCTGCAGGATCGGCACCGAGACATTGCCAGCCCAAAAGGCAGGTCAGGCAAGGCTTGGCGCATTTGAGCGCAGCAACATGCTGATGCCCGAACGACAGGGCCGCTGGCCCGCCAACGTTATCTGGGATGGATCAGAAGCCATCAGAGGCGCGTTTGTTGAGCAGCAGGTTTCCGATGCCCTGCATTTCTTCTATTCGGCCAAGGCAGACGCAGCCGACCGCATGGGCAGCAAACACCCGACCGTCAAGCCGCTCGATCTCATGCGCTATCTTGTCCGCCTAGTCACGCCGAAGGGTGGCACTGTGCTCGACATGTTTGCCGGAACAGGCACCACTGGCGAGGCCGCTCTGCTTGAAGGCATGCGCGCCATCCTCATCGAGCGCGAACCACAATATCAAATCGACATCGCCAACCGGATGGCCTTTGCGGGCTGCAACCGCGCCCTGCGCCAGTCGGTTCACCAAAGCAAAAGAGACCACCAGCCGACCGCAGCCGAACTGGCAGGTCAGCAATCCTTTCTTGATCAAATCTCGCTTGAGGAGGCAATCTGA
- the dnaN gene encoding DNA polymerase III subunit beta, with amino-acid sequence MHIIMEANQLKPAVARLQAVTGKATTIPILACISIRTDGKDRVQLRATDQEAELTVSVPASVQEPGYWAIEGDRLQKAIDTAPDGGQIKLKLIAAGQRLEIRHGRSAYRLPCFNGEDMPHLQFDDHNWQINLSGSELDNLLNITAFAEQKGPRYYLHGVSVTTRDDKLCAYASDGHRAIRAQSDIDVPKNFSPFIVGSGNCNRILHLFKDSASVLLKAHSRGIVIVAGDYCYTSKLIDAEPIDIERVIPKPTGVKPVTVNRKRMIATIDSLIGLTDKEVRALRFVVLEDNLYVCLSEKSDAEGECFIDAKCAGTGETIGLNGVYAKDMCRVWDNDEIYITFQDEGVPILFEAKDSHRTGCIMAIRSQSIDVSKIEKQEG; translated from the coding sequence ATGCACATCATCATGGAAGCCAATCAGTTGAAACCCGCAGTCGCCCGCCTGCAGGCAGTCACCGGCAAAGCCACCACCATTCCGATTCTGGCTTGCATCTCCATTCGCACAGACGGCAAAGACCGTGTGCAACTCAGGGCGACCGATCAGGAGGCTGAGTTGACCGTCTCCGTACCGGCAAGTGTGCAAGAGCCCGGATATTGGGCGATTGAGGGAGATCGCTTGCAGAAGGCAATCGACACCGCACCTGATGGCGGGCAGATCAAGCTCAAGCTGATTGCAGCAGGCCAGAGGCTTGAGATCCGTCATGGCCGCAGTGCCTACCGCCTGCCCTGCTTTAATGGCGAAGATATGCCTCATCTGCAGTTTGATGATCATAACTGGCAAATCAACCTGTCAGGGTCCGAGCTTGACAACCTTCTCAATATCACGGCTTTTGCCGAACAAAAGGGACCCCGCTACTATCTGCATGGAGTGTCTGTTACCACAAGAGATGACAAGCTGTGCGCCTATGCAAGCGACGGACACAGGGCAATCCGTGCGCAATCTGATATCGATGTGCCAAAAAATTTTTCGCCCTTTATCGTTGGCTCAGGCAATTGCAATCGCATCCTGCATTTATTCAAGGATAGCGCCAGCGTCCTGCTAAAGGCACACAGCCGTGGTATTGTCATTGTTGCCGGAGACTATTGCTACACGTCAAAGCTGATTGACGCCGAACCGATTGACATCGAGAGGGTGATCCCCAAGCCTACCGGCGTAAAACCTGTAACTGTCAACCGCAAACGAATGATTGCCACCATCGACTCGTTGATCGGCTTGACAGACAAAGAGGTCCGTGCCTTGCGTTTTGTTGTCCTTGAGGACAACCTCTATGTGTGCCTCAGCGAAAAATCAGACGCCGAAGGTGAGTGCTTCATTGATGCCAAATGTGCTGGAACCGGCGAGACAATCGGCCTGAACGGTGTCTATGCAAAAGACATGTGTCGCGTCTGGGACAATGACGAAATCTATATAACCTTTCAGGATGAAGGCGTCCCCATCCTATTTGAAGCCAAAGATAGCCACCGCACCGGCTGCATCATGGCGATCAGAAGTCAGTCTATTGATGTCAGCAAAATCGAAAAGCAGGAGGGGTGA
- a CDS encoding tyrosine-type recombinase/integrase, translated as MVNGDIKGIHRYSKKLSDGTVRYYYKVSREKGAPVFWTRDHLPEREPLRQDFVAAYMEARAAWFKGPVAECDTISHLILRLQQTPDFKKLAKATKTYYQEAFPAILEEFGEDEIAAFEDRSMRKDVKMWRNQWRETPRQADKMLGTLVYLLNFAVDEGEITGHVLNKIKRLHKSDRSYIIWEQEDIEAFRSDAPEHLKWVIDIATMTGLRREDLVTIPANADKGSHLEWRTSKSGRRTTIMVPIVGELRAAIDAIKSHKAQYEIRSTTLLCNSRGKPWTGMGLSASFRKQAAKHGIDKTMHDMRGTAVTHYKMAGLEDNEIADIVGWKKADVEKIIKLYINKEAVLAAIIQKVEKERLQNKNCKPAVNRWKKSKNSDD; from the coding sequence ATGGTCAACGGTGATATCAAGGGTATCCATCGCTATTCTAAGAAGCTGTCTGACGGTACCGTAAGATATTATTACAAGGTATCGCGCGAAAAGGGTGCGCCTGTCTTTTGGACCAGAGACCACCTACCAGAGCGCGAGCCGCTCAGGCAAGACTTTGTTGCTGCCTATATGGAGGCGCGCGCCGCATGGTTTAAGGGACCGGTTGCCGAATGTGACACCATCAGCCATCTCATCCTGCGGCTGCAACAAACGCCAGACTTCAAGAAACTGGCCAAAGCAACCAAGACCTACTACCAGGAAGCCTTTCCTGCCATCCTTGAAGAATTCGGCGAGGATGAGATCGCCGCCTTTGAAGACCGCTCAATGCGCAAAGATGTCAAGATGTGGCGTAATCAGTGGCGCGAGACGCCTCGTCAGGCCGACAAGATGCTAGGCACCCTTGTGTACCTGCTGAATTTTGCTGTCGATGAGGGCGAGATCACCGGCCACGTCCTCAACAAAATCAAACGCCTGCATAAATCTGATCGATCCTATATCATTTGGGAACAAGAAGACATCGAGGCCTTTAGGTCCGATGCACCGGAACATCTCAAATGGGTGATCGATATCGCCACCATGACTGGCCTGCGTCGTGAGGATCTGGTCACCATCCCTGCCAACGCCGACAAGGGCAGTCACCTTGAATGGCGCACAAGCAAAAGCGGACGCCGCACAACGATCATGGTGCCCATCGTTGGAGAGTTGCGCGCCGCGATTGATGCTATCAAGTCCCATAAAGCCCAGTATGAAATCCGCAGCACCACCCTGCTATGCAACTCGCGCGGTAAACCATGGACCGGCATGGGCCTGTCTGCCAGCTTTAGAAAGCAGGCCGCAAAACATGGCATCGATAAAACCATGCACGACATGCGTGGAACAGCTGTGACGCACTACAAAATGGCAGGGCTGGAAGACAACGAAATCGCAGATATCGTCGGCTGGAAAAAAGCTGATGTGGAAAAGATAATTAAGCTTTACATCAATAAGGAAGCTGTGTTAGCAGCCATCATCCAGAAAGTTGAAAAAGAACGTCTTCAGAACAAAAACTGTAAACCGGCTGTAAACCGGTGGAAAAAGTCAAAAAACTCTGATGACTAA
- a CDS encoding DUF1804 family protein: MAYDLARLKAVKDAYVNKGQSIAAIARNTGLSEGTIRRWRKKDKGTLQDWDQKQGSISQGLPQTTIDEILATMISVQNTTLKDLEKTEKDPIEKARAITSLSDAFTKCMSIARKQEEKQLRLSAVGYVLEEFAAYLIQHHPDVAPTYLNILEPFGVAMSEKVERV, translated from the coding sequence ATGGCTTATGATCTGGCGCGTCTGAAGGCAGTAAAAGACGCTTATGTAAATAAAGGTCAATCTATAGCTGCCATTGCGAGGAACACGGGCCTTTCGGAAGGAACCATTCGCAGGTGGCGGAAAAAGGACAAAGGAACTCTTCAGGATTGGGACCAAAAGCAGGGTAGTATTTCGCAAGGCTTGCCCCAAACCACAATTGATGAAATTTTGGCGACTATGATTTCTGTGCAAAATACCACTCTAAAAGATCTTGAAAAAACTGAGAAGGATCCAATAGAAAAGGCTCGGGCAATTACCAGTCTTTCCGACGCATTCACAAAGTGCATGAGTATCGCGAGGAAGCAGGAAGAAAAACAACTGCGATTGAGCGCAGTGGGCTATGTGCTTGAGGAGTTCGCGGCATATCTCATTCAGCATCACCCAGATGTTGCCCCAACCTATTTGAACATTCTCGAACCATTCGGCGTGGCTATGTCTGAGAAGGTAGAAAGAGTGTAA
- a CDS encoding DUF2190 family protein: protein MYLFRDILCLPKKLTADVTQNQLVGFDGAPAGEDGKVLGYAKSKGSAGNEITIGVKGTREFLSGGAINAGDDVISNASGKPIVAPEGAVNIFGTALNSAANAGNSVEILLK from the coding sequence ATGTATCTATTTCGCGACATTCTTTGCCTACCCAAGAAGCTCACCGCTGACGTTACCCAAAACCAACTTGTTGGTTTTGACGGAGCTCCAGCCGGAGAAGATGGCAAGGTACTTGGCTATGCAAAGTCAAAAGGCTCTGCTGGCAACGAAATCACCATCGGCGTTAAAGGCACCCGCGAATTCCTCTCTGGAGGCGCAATTAACGCCGGTGATGATGTAATTTCTAACGCCTCTGGGAAACCAATTGTTGCACCAGAGGGGGCGGTCAACATCTTTGGCACCGCCCTCAATAGTGCTGCCAATGCGGGCAACTCCGTTGAGATCCTTTTAAAATAA
- a CDS encoding helix-turn-helix domain-containing protein: MNSMEIFQNGDPSRPWTVYDDIAEHCGKDIAIAMFEEFAGIQIKIPRTVDTPIGRTLSNAIGNEAVKKLCETFPGDSFYLPQQGYSESKGRKGRIIKLLLSGDCTTLDIARIEGVSERYVRMVRSKYRKAHPNTFSDANKAQVRPVPTQ; encoded by the coding sequence ATGAATTCTATGGAGATTTTTCAAAATGGAGATCCAAGCCGTCCATGGACCGTCTACGATGATATCGCCGAACATTGCGGCAAAGATATCGCCATTGCAATGTTCGAAGAGTTTGCTGGCATCCAAATCAAAATCCCACGCACAGTGGACACGCCGATTGGCCGAACTCTCTCCAATGCAATCGGAAATGAAGCGGTCAAGAAGCTTTGCGAGACATTTCCCGGCGACAGCTTTTACTTGCCTCAACAGGGCTACTCAGAAAGCAAAGGTCGTAAAGGACGCATCATTAAGCTCCTGCTTTCTGGCGACTGCACCACTTTGGACATCGCTCGCATTGAAGGCGTTTCAGAACGGTATGTTCGTATGGTTCGCAGCAAATATAGAAAAGCCCACCCCAATACCTTTTCTGATGCCAACAAGGCTCAAGTGCGACCAGTCCCAACACAATAG